A stretch of the Amycolatopsis sp. BJA-103 genome encodes the following:
- a CDS encoding serine hydrolase domain-containing protein, with protein MTEIHGECAAGFEPVRAAFEENFALRDELGAAFSVTHRGETVVDLRAGWADPDRTTPWRADTLTNVWSTTKGMTALCAHHLADAGLLDLDAPVAGYWPEFAAAGKRDIPVRWLLSHRSGVTGVGLDRQVTVKELYDWDHITGLLAAQAPLFEPGTASGYHALSFGFLVGEVIRRVSGQDVRAYFAEHVAGPLDADFQIGLAADDDLARCSTLVEPVLSAEMKTSLTQAFANAGPAALAALANPRVQGRDANDPEWRRAILPALNGHGTARAIATIYGALASGRLLSDQALATAREGQGREADLVGGLGNEWALGFYLGSEERGFGPNPNAFGHDGLGGSSGGADPESGIAFGYTMNRMGPLLRDDPRKMALVNATFASPALA; from the coding sequence ATGACCGAGATCCACGGTGAATGCGCGGCGGGCTTCGAACCCGTCCGAGCCGCCTTCGAAGAGAACTTCGCGCTGCGCGACGAGCTCGGCGCGGCGTTCTCGGTGACGCATCGCGGCGAGACCGTCGTCGATCTCCGGGCGGGCTGGGCGGATCCGGACCGGACGACCCCGTGGCGGGCGGACACGCTCACCAACGTCTGGTCGACCACCAAGGGCATGACCGCGCTCTGCGCGCATCACCTCGCCGACGCCGGCCTTCTCGACCTCGACGCACCGGTCGCCGGGTACTGGCCGGAGTTCGCGGCGGCGGGCAAGCGCGACATCCCCGTGCGCTGGCTGCTCTCGCACCGCTCCGGCGTGACCGGGGTCGGCCTCGATCGGCAGGTGACCGTCAAGGAACTGTACGACTGGGACCACATCACCGGCCTGCTCGCCGCGCAGGCGCCGCTCTTCGAACCCGGCACGGCCAGCGGCTACCACGCGCTTTCGTTCGGCTTCCTCGTCGGCGAGGTGATCCGCCGGGTCAGCGGGCAGGACGTCCGCGCGTACTTCGCCGAGCACGTCGCCGGTCCGCTGGACGCGGACTTCCAGATCGGCCTGGCCGCCGACGACGACCTCGCACGCTGCTCCACCCTCGTCGAACCCGTGCTCAGCGCCGAGATGAAGACGTCGCTGACGCAGGCGTTCGCCAACGCCGGCCCGGCCGCCCTCGCGGCGCTGGCGAACCCGCGCGTCCAGGGCCGCGACGCCAACGACCCCGAGTGGCGGCGCGCGATCCTGCCCGCGCTGAACGGGCACGGCACCGCCCGGGCCATCGCGACGATCTACGGCGCTCTCGCCTCGGGGCGACTGCTCTCGGACCAGGCCCTCGCGACAGCCCGCGAAGGGCAGGGGCGCGAGGCCGACCTCGTCGGCGGGCTCGGCAACGAATGGGCGCTGGGGTTCTACCTCGGCAGCGAGGAACGCGGCTTCGGGCCGAACCCGAACGCTTTCGGGCACGACGGGCTCGGTGGCTCGTCCGGCGGCGCGGATCCCGAGAGCGGGATCGCGTTCGGCTACACGATGAACCGGATGGGCCCGCTCCTGCGCGACGATCCGCGCAAGATGGCCCTGGTGAACGCGACCTTCGCTTCACCCGCGCTCGCCTGA